A window of Hordeum vulgare subsp. vulgare chromosome 5H, MorexV3_pseudomolecules_assembly, whole genome shotgun sequence genomic DNA:
GTGTTTCGCGGTTGCAGGGGTTCCATGAAGTGACGCCCTGCCGAGGTGAATTTCCGCGTCTTCCTCGCAGTTTTTGCCTGCGGCCATGTCGCAAATCCAGAGCTTGTCAAGGAGCTGCGTGCTGCTCGCGGTGCTCTGCGGCAAGCACGCCGATAAGCAGCAGCGCACCCCGCCGGGGAGGTCGGGGCCGGAGGCGAAGCGGCTGCGGCCGTCCTATCCGTTTCCTGAGCTCAGCTCAGCGGGGAGGCTGGAGGTCAGTTACCAGTGCCCTCACCTTGTTGTGCCTGGATTTTACTCGTTTGCTCATGGTAGAGGGCTTTTGGGTGCAGGTGCACACGCTGGTCAATCCAACGCCGGAGCAGTTCCTCGAGGCGCAGCGGGTCGTGCAACCCAACTTCTTCTACATCCAAGGCCAGCAGCTGGAAGACGAGGAGATTGGTTCGCTCGTCTGGGGGGACGCCGACATGTCTGACCCGCAGTCGTTTGTCTGTCTCATCAGCCCGCCGTTCCCCACCATTGTAAGCGCACAAATTTCTCTCAACTATCTATTCCTTGGCTGAGTGGTGGAGGCAAGTTCAAGTTGCAGTGCTATTGGCTGTTGATGGAATTGAGTTCCTAGTTGCATGATACCCGCTGACATGTTTTTGAGTCAGCATTCTAGTTCCATAGCTGCAATCAGCATGTTTGACTGCAGCTGCTGTATGAATCTGaagaaacttgtccaagtatgtcTGTTTATTTTGTCGCAATAAGACGGTTTGTCTAAGACTGCCAATACCAATAGGGTAGCTAATGTCTTCTCCATTTCATTGCATGATGTACATATTAGCTATTACGTTCTCACAGACAGATTTCCTCTCCATACAGCATTTTGGATTTTCTTTGCCTTGTGCTACTGGAGTCTGTATCAGATTCTATTGGTTCTTTTTGTCCGTGTGTGGGTGATGCTAACGCTGTGGCTTGGTTATAACACAGGTCTATCTGGAGGTTCCTATTGGTGAAAAACTTGCCCAAGCAGTTCACTCAAAGGTAGACACATTATTCTTTGCAACATTTTGCCCAAGCAACTAGAGTCCTATTGTCCATTTCTCAGAGTGTAGTTGGAAAGGTGGCTGCACACAGAAGTATCTAGTAATCTGTCTTAAGTTTCACAAAAGAAAATTACTCTATTTTAGTCATTATATAATATTGTAGTTTGCTACACAATCATTGATGCTGATTATTTCATTTCAGGGTATTCCATACGTAATATACTGGAGAAattcattttcatcttatgcggcATCCCATTTTCGCAATGCATTGTTTTCGGTAGTTCAAAGGTACCATCACCCCCTTTTCACCTTTCATTAGCATCATCATATATCAATGACATGTAACACTCTGGTTATGCTTGGATGTAGTTCGGTGAGCCATACTTGGGATTCCTTTCAGCTTGCTCATGCATCGTTTCGACTATACTGTGTAAGAAACAATCATGTTCAAAGTGTTAAGCTCGGGCCTCGACTACTTGGGGATGCTCCAAAGGTCAATGTCGTCATTCCCGAGAATGAAATGGCTGAGGAAGAAGGTTCTTCTTCTGAAGTGTCCCCAGCCATAAAGATATATGATGATGACATCAACATGAAATTTCTTCTTTGTGGAGTACCAAGCGCGCTGGTAAGCTTTGATATATTATAtgaattatccacatctcttgcaTCTTATATTGTTTGTTACTCAATTCAACTGCCTCCTAAtgtcttctctttttttgtgcaGGACTCTTGTTTGCTGGGCTCATTAGAAGATGGTCTGAATGCTCTTCTAAATATCGAAGTATGGATTAAAGCATTGTAGTTCAACAATACTTCTTGTGCTCCATGTCCTTCTATGTCTGGTCTCGAATGAACATGATTTCTCAGTCATGGAACAAATGTTAAACTGTTTGCTAAAGGGAAAAAAATGTGGTATAATGATTCTAACAACAACCTTCATTTAGACAATCTATAAGAAATCTTGTTTACAGAAGTATAATCTTACATGTTATATGTTGGCAAGTTTGTTTTCTCAGTCACATGGATGTTATCACATTTATGCTCTTGTTTCAATAGCGAGAAGAGGCTGCACTTCTCATTGGACAATAAGCAAGCATCACATAAAATTAAAATCCATCATGATGTGCGGCACTAAACACTGCACATAAATGAAATACTAGATACACAGATTGAGTTCACTCAGTTTATACACAAAACAAGAAGACTAGTAAGAAAATGCATCCTTTTGTCTTATATGTGAAGCGACAAAACCAGATTACATTTTGTTGTTATGATGGATGCACATCCAAAAACACTGTACTATTTAGCTATTTCTTTTACTATATTGTCGGTAAGCACATGGGTACACAAATAAAACAAGGGACCCCGTAACACAAATGTGCCAATGTTAGATGCTCCAGGATTTGTTCAGCTAATTCTTATCTATCAATCTCTGTACCACTTTTGTTTGTTTCATTATACTTTTCATATGTAACGTTTGATTCTGTTTTGGGCAGATTCGTGGGAGTAAACTTCAGAATCGAATCAGGTGTGTTGATTTTCTGTCTGTTGGGGTTGCGAATTCTTACCTGATAACCTTCCtgtagagtgatgaatcaagttTATTTACTATACATTTTGCATCCTCAGCTAGCACCTAACTATTGTTACCTACTCTTGATGAAAGAGATGGAGAGGGCTAGAAATAGATTGTTGTTTCATATAAAAGAACCAGTGAGCCTTTGTTGGTAGAGTTGCTAACTAAAAGTACATCGTCACCCCGTGCAAGAAGTCTTTCCATCTACAGTTTCTTTTCTGCTCCCAACTTTATCTTCATCAGAGATTCTTTACGGGTAAAGCAGAAACTGATCGGGTGTTCTCATATGTGACAGTGCTTCTCCACCGCCTCTTGAAGCAGCATCTGTACCACGTGGAATGGTTACCATGCGTTGCGATATGACTACTTGCAGTTCTTCTCATGTGTCACTTCTTGTTTCTGGGAGTGCACAAACTTGTTTTGATGACCAGGTACAGATTAGCCCATACTTGAGACCTTTCTGACTTGACCGCATGAAGTAATACCTTTCTGGCTTGACCACATGAAGTAATATGGTGCTTACTATATCTGCAGCTTCTAGAAAGCCACATAAAAAATGAACTCATCGAGAAGAGCCAGCTAGTCCGTGCACTACCGAACAGTGAGGATAAGCTATCATCGACTGAGCCTTTCACTTCTATGTCCACAGCTTGTGGGGCTTCTACCTTTGAAGTCTGGATGACCCTTCCTAAGTGGGCAGCACAGGTTGGTTTAATAGATTGAATGCAACAGATATGCAACAAATTAGAATTTCAGGGTGTGCTGATGTGTGTATCATTGCCATCGCTTGGTTACTTCTATTCGCATTGTTTATGCATGTCATTCAGTTCAGCTACTTCTAATGCTCCTATTATGAAGACTCATCATGACCTTTTTTTTATGCATCAAACCTGAGTTGCTACATATGAATCAATTTTTTATATCTGTCTGAACAATATTCTCTGGATATTTAGGTTTTGAAGCATCTAGCACCAGAAATTTCATACAGGAGCCTAGTTGCACTTGGAGTTGGTTGTATAAATGCTACTCCTGTTGCTTCATTCGATAGGCAAGATGCAGACCGCCTTCTTTTCTTTTGCACCGGCCAACAGAAAGATTTAGCCGGTGAAAGTGGCCCATATTTTCATCTGCCAAGATGGTCAGCCTCCCTTGCCAAGGACAGAGCAAAGACGGGTTCGGAATCAAAATCTAACTTGTTAGGTGTGAATGGAACTTTAGAGGACAGGAAAGCTCCAGTTGAAGGACCTTCCTCTTTGACACCCTTTAAGGGAAAATTGAAGCCTGCAACTATGAGACCTATTCCTCACTCTCGACAGCAGCAAATGCATCCTTTTATGGGTTTCCCTGAAGCTAACGTTCACGAAACTAGTCAGGCCAAGCCAAACTTGCCATCTGCTCCACCTGTTAAGCATAGTTCAGCACCTGCTTCTACAGCAGCGCATAGgaaatcaacttcagggccatctCATGCTCAATCGATCATTCAGCTGAATCCTCTTCCAATGAAGAAACATGGGTGTGATCGGTTGCCTATCCAAGTGTGCTCTGAGGTATGCTTCTTTGAGCTTGATGAGGACGAAATCTCTCTAGACTAAGACACTACACCAAGCTAGAATAATGGGTATGTTCGTTGATCTTTTGCAGGAGGACTTTTTGAAGGATGTGATGCAATTTTTAATTCAGAGGGGCCACCATCGACTCGTTCCTCATGGAGGTCTAGCTGAATTTCCTGATGCAGTCCTTAATGCAAAACGCCTTGATCTCTATAACTTGTACAAAGAGGTAATTCTGCACTTTTGCTGGTTTACAGTGTTATTCTAATGATTAGAGAGGTATAAATAAATGTACATTTTGTTAATACATTGTTCCCTAACAAAGGTTTTGTTTTTCAGGTGGTGTCCAGGGGTGGCTTTTATGTGGGCAATGGTATAAACTGGAAGGGCCAAGTCTTTTCAAAGATGCGAAACCATACCGTAACAAATAGAATGACCGTACGTATCCACTATTCACTTCGCTTAGAATTATTAATTTTTGTTAATACCCTTTAGCTATCAATGCTGAGGAACTAAGGGAACTACCTGGGTGCCTGGACCATTTGAAGAAGCATTTTTCCAATTCAATTTGGAACATGTGCTAGTTTACTTTTGATCTGGTCTCAATGATAACATATTAATTACTATCTTCATTTTCTCTGAAATTTCATGACTACTTCCATTAGCTCCCTTCTTAGCAAGTTTACTGCTGCTGGTCGAGCGAAATGCTGAACGTGTTCTAATTTTGCACTTGCCTGTATATATTTAGGGTGTCGGGAACACACTGAAAAGACACTACGAGACCTACTTGCTGGAATATGAGCTATCGCACGACGATGTGGATGGGGAGTGCTGTTTGCTTTGTCACAGGTTCGACCATTTCTGTCATAATGGTTGCTTTGGATTTCAAGTTCGTCACTGCAAAACCCAACACCTTTCTATTTGATAAAATTGCAGTAGCGCTCCTGGAGATTGGGTGAACTGTGGTTTATGCGGCGAATGGGCTCATTTCGGCTGTGATAGACGGCAAGGGCTGGGCACTTTCAAGGTAAAAACCTGTCTTCTATGATCCCCACCCCCCTCTCCACGATAACTCGTCTAACGATCGGTCTTCTTCCTTGCAGGATTACGCGAAGACAGATGGGTTGGAATACATCTGCCCCCATTGTAGTATAGCGAATTACAAGAAGAAGCCTCCTCCGCCCCAGAAAGTAACCAACGGGTTTGCGAATACCGTGCTGCCTTTATCACGGAATGTTTAATCCTctttcttttcttccttttctgttCTTCGCCTCTCCGCCCTAGGATTCGGGGAGATGAGCCGGTGGTTAGGGTATAGGCCTGATAGAGACGGGGAAGGCTTTTGTAGTGTTGATCTGTATTATCATCCCATTAATTTGGTTCAGTGTAGGAGCTTAAGTCTTTGATAGCATGTAACAACCGACAACACAGGGAGGCTACTTACTGCAGTAGTTGGCCAGATTCAGTGTAAGCACCTGTTGATATAAGTTAATCTGTATCCCCGGTTTCCGTCGCCAGTTTGCCTGTCTTACTACTGTCTGACCTCTGCCTACTCTACTTTCTGAATTCTTAAATTTGAATTCTTCAAACATTCGATGGAGTCATCCAACGCCGTTGCAAATCGAGCTGTTAGTTTTGCTGCAGAGCGTACATTGACCTCAGTTTTGTTGCACAATAATTATCCATTGAAATGATGTTTGATCAGACGCATGAGTATCCAGATCCCTAGCAAACTCATAAGAGAGTACCAGAAGAGCAAAGTGTGAGACTACTAATACATATTCCTGGGTGCTACTTTGGCACAACACAAAGTTATTTTAGAGGGAGGCACTCACTCAGTACATACATATACCAGATTTGTGCACAAAAAGTATGTTTATCACAACACAAGTTCATAGTTTTACTGGGAGAGAAGAACACACTGCCCCAAAAGTTTATTGGTAGTACAACACAAACATAATTTGCAGGGAGCGAAGAACACAGCGCCACCAGAGTTGAGACCTGCAGATGTGCATCAGCTTCGGTCGCGGAACTCGTTCATGAAGGACTCGTGGAAGGCCTTGAGGCGCGCGATCATTGCCTCGATCTTGTCCTCGGCGACGAGGATAGTGCACCTGATATGCCATGTCCCGGTCGCCGTGTTGCGCCCAGAGATCTTTGTTGCGTCCATGGCATTCATTTGCAACAACATCAAAGGCCACCAGAGTTAGGCAACTGACTAACAACAGCTTATGTAACACAGGCCCGACAAAAGAAAAATGGCCGACTGACCTGGTGGAATCCAGAGCCAGGGACGACCGCGATTCCGGTGGCATCGAGAAGACGGCACGCGTAGAACGTGTCTGGGGACACGTCCTCGGCCTTGGCGGCTTTGATCGCCGCTGCTGGGAGATGGATGCGTGGGAAGGCGTAGATTGCGCCCTCTACTTTGTTGCAGGTCATTCCCTCCAGGCTGCTGAATGCGTTCACCAAGGTCTGTGGAGAGCACAAGAGAGCATGCCACATGTGGTATTTATTAGTACAAGATCTGTGAAAAATCAAGGCTTGTGTCTCACAGCCTCACTTAATCTTCATCATTCCTCtgataagaggaagaagaggaaagacggCGTGCTTGTTGACAATGTGTATGTAGGAGGATACAAACCTTGGCGCGCTTGGCCAAAGATGTACTGATTTCTTCCTTTTCAGCCATGAAAGCCTCGAAACAACCATCTCCTAGCTGCAAATATCAAGATCAACTTGGTAAACACAACACACACGCATGCGTAATTCTTTGTTAATTTTTGTGAGAGGTGGTAAGGGTTAAGGGGCAACCAATATTGCAAGGACACAAACCTCTTGTCTAAAAACCAGAACAAAAATCTCACCAAAGCTTCATAAAATCAGTTCTGATTACAAGTATGCGAAACAGTGGGAATTATCTTACATTCATAATATCTAGTAAACCTGACCCAAGAAACTTGCAGCAAAAGTCAACAAGGAAAAAAAATGCTGATTTTTTAATACAAATTACGGCAATTTTTAGGTACTGTCATGTATTTCACCAAAAGGTTTTCAGCTGTATAATCCTTTCAGCAtaagatgtactccctccgtccaaaaataactgtctcaagcttagtacaattttatactagagctagtacaaagttaagacacttattttgggacagagggagtaataaTTACAATAAATTATACTCCAAGAAAGGCAGGACGAACGAACCTTTGGTGGATCCATCGCAAGGCTAGTAAGAATTTGACCATTTGTGTTGGGGCAAAGAGTCACAGAAGCCACCTTGCGAATCTCACCCATCACATCATCTCCaaaaccacatatctccatgtaGCCTCCCCTTCTGCCACATTCTCCAGAGTAACCTGCCAAGTTCAGATGATAAAAAAGTAACCATGGGTCTCTgctctaaggctttattttccagAGGCTATGAACTGTGTTTCTGATGAACAAAGATTTACCCATCGAAACCGAATGAAATGACACTATGGAGATGTCATTCTCGTCATACCCAAGTGATCTGGCAACTTTCTTGAAAGAATTGAACTTCCTATCCTCCACATAGACATTATCTTGGTATACCTGTAGATACATTTATACAAATGTAGGATGTCTACACACACGCCCGCGTCACAAAACTACCGCTGTTTACCGAGTGCAAACCTCATCGGCAAGGATAACCAAGCCTTCTTTCCGACAAAATTCTACTATCTCCTCCTGGTTGGTGACAGACAGTACCTACAACAAAGTTGAAGATGTTAAGTTTCAGCAGTATTTCAGCAAACCTTTAAGATTTTTTTCCATCCCATTCACATTTATGGTATTGCAAGGTACATAAATATCTGTTTGCATACCTGTCCCGTTGGGTTTCCGGGATTTATGATCACCATAGCACGAACAGTCAAACCTGCGATGCGTGCCTCCTCGAAGCACCTCTTTACTTCGAAAATCTCAAGCCCCCAATCACCATCCTCGCTAAGATTGTACGGTACCTACAAATGAAATTCAGTAACTTGGTCAATTCTTGCATGTAATAAAATGAGCAGCCCTTCTATACCTACACGCACTCCCACTTTACACCTTTTAAGAAGAAAATGTCAGGCTCTGATCTAGAATTTTGAAATGCAACGAACTAGTTAAGTAACTCTGAAGAAGTGCAATTTGCAAATGCTGATCGATTGTTTCATAAAGCTACCACCATACCATAGTCCCACCATGAAGTATAATGGACGCCGAGTATAATGGATATTCGGGTAAAGGGCATAAAATGCCATCTTCTTGGGACCTAATGAGTATCTGCATACTCAAATTGATCTGGAAGGAAGAAATGAAAAAGGCAGCCCAGTTCAGCATAGTGAGATAGGTCAAGTGCATGTGATGTGATGGAGCTGTTAAACGCAGAGTAGTACGTACCGCTGAACTCGCTCCATCCGTCAGAAAGATGTCTTCCGGTCTTGATGGAAAACCATCTCTTGCAGCGATTCCACTTGCAACCGCTTCGCGCAAACTTCGGATTCCCTGATCATGTTAGAAGAATTTACAACAACGTAATGCAGAATAAGATGGTTATTTTTTTTTCATCATTGTTGGACAAGATGACAACACCAAGACCAGGTTGCCCAAAAGTTGAACATCTCACGGCTCGAGTAGGCAGTCCAATATGATACCTGACTGTTGGTATATGCACCGGTGTTTCTTCCGGGCATCGACTCGATAATCTTCCGCGCTCTATTTATGGCACATGGACTGCAATGGCATATTGAAACAGCACCGGTCAGTTTGACCGAATCAAAGCGTCACGAGATGATGATACCAAGTTTTGTGCTAGAACTGAAAGCAAATGCAATCATGGCCGAAGACTCTGCTTTTTCTTTTGAACAGGTGCGAGTGGTGTGGTGCTATCTGGTAAACAGACTTGAGCTATTACTTGAGTCCAACAAACCTGAATAACATACGGGTTTCATCTCTGTGCAGGAGAGCTGGATTGTCACACAGAGAAATAACCTGAAGGCAGATGACATTTGATTTGAGGCATAAGACATCAATGCATTATTCTCATTTGCCATAatagatttttgttttgttttggagTGTGTGTTTAGTAAGACGTATAACCTCACGAAAGAAGGTTATCGGGCGCTGCCCGAGAGCCTGAGGGTTCCCAAGGTTGCAGTATATAATCTTCAATAAAGCAATTCACCATCATCAGTTACTTACTGCTCTGGAAGTCTGGGTTGAACACAGAGAGACCAAACATGGGTAAAGAAAGACGCACCTCTGGGAAAGGGCGAGAACCTGGGCTCTTCTCCATCTCCTGCTCCAACCGCTGGATCATAATAACCACAAGTATAGGAATgccaaatcaaaggaaaggaaacctTTACATTCAAATTCAAGCCAGTGCTTTGGCATATTTATTCAGGGGCTACCAGAAGAAGGAACGTCACAGAGGCATACTGAAATGCTACCAGAATTAAAGTTCGTCAGAGCTGGACGCGTTCCTCAAAGTAATACTACTACGTCGTTTGAACTGGATGTGACGCAGAATGCAGCAGGTAGTAAACGGTGCTAGACGCAAGGAATTTGTTGCTGTTACCTCTGCGTGCCTGGCGATCTCCCCGCAGGGCTCGTAGTCGAAGATCTTGACCTGCGAGCGAGGAAGAAAGAACAACATGGAGAATGAAGTGAAAACCAGAGGA
This region includes:
- the LOC123397685 gene encoding AT-rich interactive domain-containing protein 4; protein product: MSQIQSLSRSCVLLAVLCGKHADKQQRTPPGRSGPEAKRLRPSYPFPELSSAGRLEVHTLVNPTPEQFLEAQRVVQPNFFYIQGQQLEDEEIGSLVWGDADMSDPQSFVCLISPPFPTIVYLEVPIGEKLAQAVHSKGIPYVIYWRNSFSSYAASHFRNALFSVVQSSVSHTWDSFQLAHASFRLYCVRNNHVQSVKLGPRLLGDAPKVNVVIPENEMAEEEGSSSEVSPAIKIYDDDINMKFLLCGVPSALDSCLLGSLEDGLNALLNIEIRGSKLQNRISASPPPLEAASVPRGMVTMRCDMTTCSSSHVSLLVSGSAQTCFDDQLLESHIKNELIEKSQLVRALPNSEDKLSSTEPFTSMSTACGASTFEVWMTLPKWAAQVLKHLAPEISYRSLVALGVGCINATPVASFDRQDADRLLFFCTGQQKDLAGESGPYFHLPRWSASLAKDRAKTGSESKSNLLGVNGTLEDRKAPVEGPSSLTPFKGKLKPATMRPIPHSRQQQMHPFMGFPEANVHETSQAKPNLPSAPPVKHSSAPASTAAHRKSTSGPSHAQSIIQLNPLPMKKHGCDRLPIQVCSEEDFLKDVMQFLIQRGHHRLVPHGGLAEFPDAVLNAKRLDLYNLYKEVVSRGGFYVGNGINWKGQVFSKMRNHTVTNRMTGVGNTLKRHYETYLLEYELSHDDVDGECCLLCHSSAPGDWVNCGLCGEWAHFGCDRRQGLGTFKDYAKTDGLEYICPHCSIANYKKKPPPPQKVTNGFANTVLPLSRNV
- the LOC123397686 gene encoding alanine aminotransferase 2-like isoform X2 — encoded protein: MSYNKTASITAETINPKVKIFDYEPCGEIARHAERLEQEMEKSPGSRPFPEIIYCNLGNPQALGQRPITFFREVISLCDNPALLHRDETRMLFSPCAINRARKIIESMPGRNTGAYTNSQGIRSLREAVASGIAARDGFPSRPEDIFLTDGASSAINLSMQILIRSQEDGILCPLPEYPLYSASIILHGGTMVPYNLSEDGDWGLEIFEVKRCFEEARIAGLTVRAMVIINPGNPTGQVLSVTNQEEIVEFCRKEGLVILADEVYQDNVYVEDRKFNSFKKVARSLGYDENDISIVSFHSVSMGYSGECGRRGGYMEICGFGDDVMGEIRKVASVTLCPNTNGQILTSLAMDPPKLGDGCFEAFMAEKEEISTSLAKRAKTLVNAFSSLEGMTCNKVEGAIYAFPRIHLPAAAIKAAKAEDVSPDTFYACRLLDATGIAVVPGSGFHQISGRNTATGTWHIRCTILVAEDKIEAMIARLKAFHESFMNEFRDRS
- the LOC123397686 gene encoding alanine aminotransferase 2-like isoform X1, which codes for MSYNKTASITAETINPKVKIFDYEPCGEIARHAERLEQEMEKSPGSRPFPEIIYCNLGNPQALGQRPITFFREVISLCDNPALLHRDETRMLFSPCAINRARKIIESMPGRNTGAYTNSQGIRSLREAVASGIAARDGFPSRPEDIFLTDGASSAVRTTLRLTAPSHHMHLTYLTMLNWAAFFISSFQINLSMQILIRSQEDGILCPLPEYPLYSASIILHGGTMVPYNLSEDGDWGLEIFEVKRCFEEARIAGLTVRAMVIINPGNPTGQVLSVTNQEEIVEFCRKEGLVILADEVYQDNVYVEDRKFNSFKKVARSLGYDENDISIVSFHSVSMGYSGECGRRGGYMEICGFGDDVMGEIRKVASVTLCPNTNGQILTSLAMDPPKLGDGCFEAFMAEKEEISTSLAKRAKTLVNAFSSLEGMTCNKVEGAIYAFPRIHLPAAAIKAAKAEDVSPDTFYACRLLDATGIAVVPGSGFHQISGRNTATGTWHIRCTILVAEDKIEAMIARLKAFHESFMNEFRDRS